From the genome of Alphaproteobacteria bacterium:
ACGCTGTATGGCGGCAGTGATTATCTGCTGCACGCCAATGACGAGATCGTCACCCTGGCCATGATCGAAACCCGTCAGGCGATGGACAATCTGGAGGCGATCCTGGATGTGCCGGGACTGGACGGAGTCTATATCGGCCCCAATGACCTGTCCCTGTCGCTGGGCTATGCCGCCTCGCCGGACCCGCAGGACAAGGAAGTGCTGGAGGCCATCGCCCGCGTGCGCAAAGCGACCAAGGCGCGCGGCCAGGCCTGCGCCATGCACTGCACGGGCGGCGCCATGGGCCGGCGGCTGATCGAGCAGGGCATGGACCTGGTGACCGTCGCCATCGACTGGCGGATGATGGCCCTTGGTTCGGCGGCGGAAATCAAGGCGGCGCGCGGCGCCTGAATCGTCACACAGTCTGAGGGGGCGGCCAGAGGTCCACTTTGGGGCGGATGGCTAGAGATTGGCCAGCATGCCGCCATCCACCGCCAGAATGGCACCGCTGACGAAGGCGCCGGCCGGCGAGGCGAGGAAGATGGCGGCGCCGGCCACCTCGTCCGGCTCACCCCAGCGGCCGAGCGGTGTGCGCTGTTCGATCCAGCGGGCAAAACCGGAGTCCGGATCTTGCCACAAGGGGCGGTTGAGCTCCGTCTTGAAATAGCCGGGGGCGATGGCGTTAGCGGTGATGCCCTGCGGCCCCAGCTCCACCGCGAGAGCGCGGGTCAGGCCATGCAGTCCGGCCTTGGCGACCGCATAGGCCGCAACCCCCGGCCGGGCGACGAAACCCATGACCGAGGCCGTCAGGATAATACGGCCACGGCCGGCCGGCACCATGCGCCGGGCCGCCTCGCGGGCCAGAACAAAGCAGGCGGTGAGGTTGGTTTCGGTCACCTGGCGGTAGTCGTCGGTGGTCACCTCCAGCAGCGGCTTGCGGACGCCGATACCGGCATTGAGCACGATCGTATCGAGACGACCATGCCGCGCCATGAGCCGGTCCAACGCGGCGATGGCCGCCGCCTCGTCGGTCACGTCAAAGGCTGCTGCCTCGCCACTGTGGCCGGCCGCCGCCAGCTCTTCGCAACGCGCGGCAAGCGTCGCGCCATCCCGTCCGTTGAGCACCACATGAGCGCCCTGCCCC
Proteins encoded in this window:
- a CDS encoding aldolase/citrate lyase family protein, which gives rise to MRQNALKALWRDGKPAINAWLGVASSFSAEVMAHAGFDTVTVDTQHGMVDGQQAIAMLQAISTTEATPLMRVVWNDPALIMKALDSGAYGIICPMVNTAEECRAFVGACRYAPDGYRSVGPARGTLYGGSDYLLHANDEIVTLAMIETRQAMDNLEAILDVPGLDGVYIGPNDLSLSLGYAASPDPQDKEVLEAIARVRKATKARGQACAMHCTGGAMGRRLIEQGMDLVTVAIDWRMMALGSAAEIKAARGA
- a CDS encoding SDR family oxidoreductase produces the protein MTSPAPAGDLFSLAGQVVLVTGASRGLGWAMARAMAGQGAHVVLNGRDGATLAARCEELAAAGHSGEAAAFDVTDEAAAIAALDRLMARHGRLDTIVLNAGIGVRKPLLEVTTDDYRQVTETNLTACFVLAREAARRMVPAGRGRIILTASVMGFVARPGVAAYAVAKAGLHGLTRALAVELGPQGITANAIAPGYFKTELNRPLWQDPDSGFARWIEQRTPLGRWGEPDEVAGAAIFLASPAGAFVSGAILAVDGGMLANL